One segment of Nocardia farcinica DNA contains the following:
- a CDS encoding RrF2 family transcriptional regulator: MHITAKVDYAVRTLLEIARLTPAEITPATAGCVADPGVRPDAGVAAPAKVKAETIAAAQQIPPKVLETVLSDLRRAELVTSRRGPDGGYRLARPAAQISVADVIRAIEGPLASVRGQRPEDVRYEGMAEPLQRVWIALRVNIRAVLENVSIEQIAADRLPEFVDALTADPGAWARR; the protein is encoded by the coding sequence GTGCACATCACCGCGAAGGTCGACTACGCGGTGCGGACGTTGCTCGAGATCGCCCGGTTGACGCCCGCCGAGATCACCCCGGCGACGGCGGGGTGTGTCGCCGATCCGGGAGTGCGGCCCGATGCCGGGGTGGCGGCACCGGCGAAGGTCAAGGCCGAGACCATCGCCGCCGCGCAGCAGATCCCGCCCAAGGTGCTCGAGACGGTGCTCTCCGACCTGCGCCGCGCCGAGCTGGTGACCAGCAGGCGCGGCCCCGACGGCGGCTACCGGCTGGCCCGTCCGGCCGCGCAGATCTCGGTCGCCGACGTCATCCGCGCCATCGAGGGCCCGCTGGCCTCGGTGCGCGGGCAGCGCCCCGAGGATGTGCGGTACGAGGGGATGGCCGAGCCGTTGCAGCGGGTGTGGATCGCGCTGCGGGTCAACATCCGCGCGGTGCTCGAGAACGTCTCGATCGAGCAGATCGCCGCCGACCGGCTGCCCGAATTCGTCGACGCGCTCACCGCCGACCCCGGTGCCTGGGCCCGGCGCTGA
- a CDS encoding TetR/AcrR family transcriptional regulator codes for MAIRDAAVRLFTSKGFEQTSLREVADAVGITKASLYYHYPSKLDLLLAIVDPIVDHLRSVVDGLEAVPHDPANVRRVLGDYLRGMIRHRDAGTLCVRDTAAIFNAMADRYPDVMNANRLLAEWLAGPRPTDENRVRASAALEVLGVALLSEEFVPGVSDELLEATLLDAATAVLAAGATG; via the coding sequence ATGGCAATTCGCGACGCCGCGGTGCGCTTGTTCACCAGCAAGGGGTTCGAGCAGACCAGTCTGCGCGAGGTCGCGGATGCGGTAGGGATCACAAAGGCCTCGCTCTACTATCACTACCCGTCCAAGCTCGACCTGCTGCTGGCGATCGTCGACCCGATCGTCGATCACCTGCGCTCGGTGGTGGACGGTCTCGAAGCCGTGCCGCACGATCCGGCCAACGTCCGCCGGGTGCTCGGCGACTACCTGCGCGGCATGATCCGGCATCGCGACGCGGGCACGCTGTGCGTGCGCGACACCGCCGCCATCTTCAACGCGATGGCCGACCGCTACCCGGATGTGATGAACGCCAACCGGCTGCTCGCGGAGTGGCTGGCCGGGCCCCGACCCACCGACGAGAACCGGGTGCGCGCCAGCGCGGCGCTCGAGGTGCTGGGTGTGGCGCTGCTGTCGGAGGAGTTCGTGCCCGGCGTCTCCGACGAGCTGCTCGAGGCGACGCTGTTGGACGCGGCCACCGCGGTGCTCGCGGCGGGCGCGACCGGTTAG
- a CDS encoding MMPL family transporter: MSVFLYRWGKFAFRRKWIVLPVWLALFLILGGLGAQLREPMTDDFSLPNLPSERATEILDKHFPGMSEAFAFDAVTGTYVIGAPEGQRLTDPANREAITAMIGRLEQLDIVDHAEPIVDPITATEQMGCLIPDPDPAECGSAPLNVLNQTAPATVAYFSVPFTIAEFADITAQDRAAAYGVADAARQAGLTVEMSGSIAIEEGGPSGKAEMIGMAVAFVVMIVAFGAIVAAFVPIVTAVVGLGAATSLIFLGTSVVSIPTFTTFLASMIGIALSIDYALFIVSRYKHELAVQDSPEEAAGTALGTAGSAVVFAGLTVIIALAGLSIVGVRFLTFMGLGGAVAAAFAVLVALTLMPALLGALGRFLFTPKLPLVAQHDPEDDTVVTNGMRVAKLIGRAPALTLLLSVVVLGLLAAPAVNLDLGLPGEDSMAKTTTVRKAYELRTAGFGEGSNGVLQVAVDLSGVPEDRRAEALTALRDKLASYPDMDYVSRPTPSADGQGALINGVPTAGPNDQRTKDLVRDARADEAALNEEFGMAYGVTGTTAIYADIDHVLLGKIVPYMAIVAGAAFVLLILVFRSILVPLTGALGFLLSMAATFGATVLIFQEGRFGLIDDPHPIVSFLPIMLIGLVFGLAMDYQVFLVTRIREEYVHGAEPRTAMINGYHHGARVVTAAAVIMISVFGSFLLETDATAKSMGFALAAGVLLDAFFVRMLLIPTLLALLGDKAWWMPRWLDRIVPDIDVEGAKLHALRAPAADKERAPVS, from the coding sequence GTGTCGGTGTTTCTGTACCGGTGGGGGAAGTTCGCCTTCCGCCGCAAGTGGATCGTGTTGCCGGTCTGGCTGGCGCTTTTCCTGATCCTGGGCGGTCTCGGCGCCCAGCTGCGGGAGCCGATGACCGACGACTTCTCCCTGCCGAACCTGCCCTCCGAGCGGGCGACGGAGATCCTCGACAAGCACTTCCCCGGTATGTCGGAGGCGTTCGCCTTCGACGCGGTCACCGGCACCTACGTCATCGGCGCGCCCGAAGGCCAGCGGCTCACCGACCCGGCCAATCGCGAGGCGATCACGGCCATGATCGGCAGGCTGGAGCAGCTCGACATCGTCGATCACGCCGAGCCGATCGTCGATCCGATCACCGCCACCGAGCAGATGGGTTGCCTGATCCCCGATCCGGATCCGGCCGAGTGCGGCAGCGCACCGCTGAACGTGCTCAATCAGACCGCGCCCGCGACCGTCGCCTACTTCAGCGTGCCGTTCACCATCGCCGAATTCGCCGACATCACCGCGCAGGACCGCGCGGCCGCCTACGGCGTGGCCGATGCCGCCCGACAGGCCGGGCTCACAGTGGAGATGAGCGGGTCGATCGCGATCGAGGAGGGCGGGCCCAGCGGCAAGGCCGAAATGATCGGCATGGCCGTGGCTTTCGTGGTGATGATCGTGGCGTTCGGCGCCATCGTGGCCGCGTTCGTGCCGATCGTCACCGCCGTCGTCGGGCTCGGCGCGGCCACCTCGTTGATCTTCCTGGGCACCTCGGTGGTCTCGATCCCGACCTTCACCACCTTCCTGGCCTCGATGATCGGCATCGCGCTGTCCATCGACTACGCGCTGTTCATCGTCTCCCGCTACAAACACGAACTCGCCGTGCAGGATTCACCCGAGGAAGCCGCGGGCACCGCGTTGGGCACCGCGGGCTCGGCGGTGGTGTTCGCCGGTCTCACCGTCATCATCGCGCTGGCCGGCCTGAGCATCGTCGGCGTGCGGTTCCTCACCTTCATGGGTCTCGGCGGCGCGGTGGCCGCGGCGTTCGCGGTGCTCGTCGCCCTGACCCTGATGCCCGCGCTGCTCGGCGCGCTCGGCCGGTTCCTGTTCACGCCCAAGCTGCCGTTGGTCGCCCAGCACGATCCCGAGGACGACACCGTCGTCACCAACGGCATGCGGGTGGCCAAGCTCATCGGCCGCGCGCCCGCACTGACCCTGCTGCTGAGCGTGGTCGTGCTCGGCCTGCTCGCCGCGCCCGCGGTGAACCTCGACCTCGGCCTGCCCGGCGAGGACTCGATGGCCAAGACCACCACCGTGCGCAAGGCCTACGAGCTGCGCACCGCCGGATTCGGCGAAGGCAGCAACGGCGTGCTGCAGGTGGCCGTCGACCTCAGCGGGGTACCCGAGGACCGGCGCGCCGAGGCGTTGACCGCGCTGCGCGACAAGCTCGCCTCCTACCCGGACATGGACTACGTCAGCCGGCCCACGCCCAGCGCCGACGGCCAGGGCGCGCTCATCAACGGCGTGCCGACCGCGGGCCCGAACGACCAGCGCACCAAGGACCTGGTGCGCGACGCCCGCGCCGACGAGGCCGCGCTGAACGAGGAGTTCGGCATGGCGTACGGCGTCACCGGCACCACCGCGATCTACGCCGACATCGACCACGTGCTGCTCGGCAAGATCGTGCCCTACATGGCCATCGTCGCGGGTGCCGCGTTCGTGCTGCTGATCCTCGTGTTCCGCTCGATCCTGGTACCACTGACCGGCGCGCTCGGCTTCCTGCTGTCGATGGCGGCCACCTTCGGCGCCACCGTGCTGATCTTCCAGGAAGGCCGGTTCGGGCTCATCGACGACCCGCACCCGATCGTCAGCTTCCTGCCCATCATGCTGATCGGCCTGGTCTTCGGCCTGGCGATGGACTACCAGGTGTTCCTGGTGACCCGCATCCGCGAAGAATACGTGCACGGTGCCGAACCACGCACCGCCATGATCAACGGCTACCACCACGGCGCCCGCGTCGTCACCGCCGCCGCGGTCATCATGATCTCGGTGTTCGGCTCGTTCCTGCTGGAAACCGACGCGACCGCCAAGTCGATGGGCTTCGCACTCGCCGCGGGCGTGCTGCTCGACGCCTTCTTCGTGCGCATGCTGCTGATCCCCACGCTGCTCGCACTCCTCGGCGACAAGGCCTGGTGGATGCCCAGGTGGCTGGACCGGATCGTGCCCGACATCGACGTCGAAGGGGCGAAACTGCACGCCCTGCGCGCCCCCGCCGCCGACAAGGAACGCGCGCCCGTGAGCTGA
- a CDS encoding helix-turn-helix domain-containing protein codes for MRLHEASGTGGGIQRSGKRSGRSGWQAEYMSADTGRLIRQLRVAKGWSQGRLASELSKLSGCTMTREYISRHWESGKTEPSAFWLRHIAAALDCPQELLEADVNRRRFLSHLAATSIAPAVASDLLSQGFSTRLHAGGPTVEEWEATLARYGTDYMSQGAATIQQRLAADLVVLQQQLDSPRMWAIAARLMTLFAKTYPGSDGNKAIAWYRMAAEAADRSEDIDIRVWVRGRAAIALGYEGAALPVAHTFADQALAISERSSLGRLNSLWGKAHAAVLEGDVRTARELVDEGRREFDRSYSEEQTSDYAVPWWRVNVFLSLLAARLGDEKLAVQAQEDARAELPAQLPRFATHLAMHRGLMLVRAGDRQQGVALARAALDALPPEKHSLTLRMLMSEIAGVGNPGSAQRFTTDPRLDRTT; via the coding sequence ATGCGTTTGCACGAAGCTAGTGGCACCGGTGGTGGCATTCAGCGGTCCGGCAAGCGCTCCGGCCGGTCGGGGTGGCAGGCTGAATACATGTCTGCGGACACGGGGAGGCTGATCCGCCAACTGCGGGTGGCCAAGGGCTGGAGCCAGGGTCGACTCGCGAGCGAACTGTCGAAGTTGTCCGGCTGCACCATGACTCGCGAGTACATCTCGCGCCATTGGGAGTCCGGGAAGACGGAGCCGTCCGCATTCTGGCTACGCCATATCGCGGCGGCCTTGGATTGCCCGCAGGAACTGCTGGAGGCCGACGTGAACCGCCGCCGATTTCTCTCCCACCTGGCCGCCACGTCCATCGCTCCCGCTGTGGCTTCCGATCTCCTGTCCCAAGGCTTTTCGACACGCCTGCACGCCGGCGGGCCGACGGTCGAGGAATGGGAAGCCACCCTCGCCCGCTACGGAACCGACTACATGAGCCAGGGCGCCGCCACCATCCAGCAGCGATTGGCCGCGGATCTGGTTGTGTTGCAACAGCAGCTGGACAGTCCACGAATGTGGGCGATCGCGGCGCGATTGATGACCCTGTTCGCCAAGACCTACCCCGGCAGCGACGGAAACAAGGCGATCGCGTGGTACCGAATGGCGGCCGAGGCCGCCGACCGTTCGGAGGACATCGACATCCGGGTGTGGGTGCGCGGCCGCGCCGCGATCGCGCTCGGTTACGAGGGCGCCGCGTTACCGGTCGCCCACACCTTCGCCGACCAAGCTCTCGCCATCTCCGAGCGGAGCAGCCTCGGGCGGCTGAACTCGCTGTGGGGGAAAGCCCACGCCGCCGTGCTGGAGGGCGATGTGCGCACGGCTCGCGAGCTGGTCGACGAGGGCCGCCGCGAGTTCGACCGGTCGTACTCGGAGGAACAGACGTCCGACTACGCGGTCCCGTGGTGGCGGGTGAACGTCTTCCTGTCGCTGTTGGCGGCCCGGCTCGGTGACGAGAAGCTCGCCGTCCAAGCCCAGGAGGACGCCCGTGCCGAACTCCCCGCGCAGCTGCCGCGCTTCGCCACCCACCTGGCGATGCACCGCGGGCTGATGCTGGTCCGCGCGGGCGATCGGCAGCAGGGCGTCGCGCTGGCCCGCGCCGCCCTCGACGCGCTTCCCCCGGAAAAGCACTCACTCACCCTGCGGATGCTCATGTCCGAGATAGCCGGGGTCGGAAATCCGGGATCGGCCCAGAGGTTTACGACCGACCCGCGCCTTGATAGGACAACCTGA
- a CDS encoding MMPL family transporter, whose product MSVYLYRFGKFAFRRKWIVLPAWLVLLVVVSGLGAQLGKPMSNDFSMPSLPSERANEILDKHFPGASEAFQLDAVTGTYVIAAPEGQQLTDPANRDAVKALVGQLDQLDIVDHSKPVTDPITAAEAMGCLANPDPATCSGAPLNVLSADDPNSVAVISVPFTIPGFADITDEDRQKATAVADAARAAGLTVEMSGSIAQENVQPGGKSEMIGMIVALFVMIIGFGAVVAAFVPIITALVGVGAASSVVMLGTSVIEIPSFTSFLTLMIGIALSIDYALFIVSRYKHELAVQDSPEEAAGIALGTAGSAVVFAGLTVIIALAGLSIVGVQFLTFMGLGGAIAAAFAVITAVTLMPALLGAFGRFLFKPKLPLVAKHDPEDDSVVTNGMRFGKLIGKAPWVALVLSVVALGALAAPALNLNLGLPGEDSMPPETTVRKAYELRTEGFGEGSNGVLNIVADLSAVPAEQRQEAVNALRDRLASYPEMDYVTAPQFSQDGAGVMLDGVPKAGPNNQATKDLVREARDAESELKDRYGMEYGVTGATAIYADIDHVLLSKIAPYLAIVAGAAFLLLILVFRSILVPLTAALGFLLSMAATFGATVLIFQEGALGLIEDPHPLVSFLPIMLIGLVFGLAMDYQVFLVTRMREEFVHGKSPKEAVVSGYHHGARVVTAAAIIMISVFASFILESDVTVKSFGFALAAGVLFDAFVVRMVVIPSLLVIMGKWSWWIPKWLDRVLPDIDVEGTKLRAIQNGSAEQPKEPVGVA is encoded by the coding sequence GTGTCCGTCTATCTGTACAGATTCGGAAAGTTCGCTTTCCGCCGGAAATGGATAGTGCTTCCCGCCTGGCTCGTCCTGCTGGTCGTGGTCAGCGGCCTCGGCGCGCAGCTGGGCAAGCCGATGAGCAACGACTTCAGCATGCCGTCACTGCCGTCGGAACGCGCCAACGAGATTCTCGACAAGCATTTCCCCGGCGCCTCCGAGGCCTTCCAGCTCGACGCCGTCACCGGCACCTACGTCATCGCCGCCCCCGAGGGCCAGCAGCTGACCGACCCGGCCAACCGGGACGCCGTCAAAGCCCTCGTCGGACAGCTCGATCAGCTCGACATCGTCGACCACAGCAAGCCGGTCACCGATCCGATCACGGCCGCCGAAGCGATGGGCTGCCTGGCGAATCCCGACCCGGCCACCTGCAGTGGCGCGCCGCTGAACGTGCTCAGCGCCGACGACCCGAACTCCGTCGCGGTGATCAGCGTCCCCTTCACCATCCCCGGCTTCGCCGACATCACCGACGAGGACCGGCAGAAGGCGACCGCCGTGGCCGACGCGGCCCGTGCGGCCGGCCTGACCGTGGAGATGAGCGGTTCGATCGCCCAGGAGAACGTGCAGCCCGGCGGCAAGTCCGAGATGATCGGCATGATCGTGGCGCTGTTCGTGATGATCATCGGCTTCGGCGCCGTGGTGGCCGCCTTCGTGCCGATCATCACCGCACTGGTCGGTGTCGGCGCGGCGAGCTCGGTGGTGATGCTCGGCACCTCGGTCATCGAGATTCCCAGCTTCACCAGCTTCCTCACCCTGATGATCGGCATCGCGCTGTCCATCGACTACGCGCTGTTCATCGTCTCCCGCTACAAACACGAACTCGCCGTGCAGGATTCACCCGAGGAAGCCGCGGGCATCGCGCTCGGCACCGCGGGTTCGGCCGTCGTGTTCGCCGGTCTCACCGTCATCATCGCGCTGGCCGGGCTGAGCATCGTCGGCGTCCAGTTCCTCACCTTCATGGGCCTCGGTGGCGCCATCGCCGCCGCGTTCGCGGTGATCACCGCCGTCACCCTGATGCCTGCACTGCTGGGTGCGTTCGGCCGGTTCCTGTTCAAGCCCAAGCTCCCGCTGGTGGCCAAGCACGATCCCGAGGACGACAGCGTCGTCACCAACGGCATGCGCTTCGGCAAGCTCATCGGCAAGGCGCCCTGGGTGGCGCTGGTGCTCAGCGTGGTCGCGCTCGGCGCGCTGGCCGCGCCCGCGCTCAACCTGAACCTCGGCCTGCCCGGCGAGGACAGCATGCCGCCGGAGACCACCGTCCGTAAGGCCTACGAGCTGCGCACCGAAGGCTTCGGCGAGGGCAGCAACGGCGTGCTCAACATCGTCGCCGATCTGAGCGCGGTGCCCGCCGAGCAGCGCCAGGAGGCGGTGAACGCACTGCGCGACCGCCTCGCCTCCTACCCGGAGATGGACTACGTCACCGCACCGCAGTTCAGTCAGGACGGCGCGGGTGTGATGCTCGACGGTGTGCCGAAGGCCGGCCCGAACAACCAGGCCACCAAGGATCTGGTGCGCGAGGCCCGCGACGCCGAAAGCGAGCTGAAGGACCGGTACGGCATGGAATACGGCGTCACCGGCGCCACCGCCATCTACGCCGACATCGACCACGTGCTGCTCAGCAAGATCGCCCCCTACCTGGCGATCGTGGCGGGCGCGGCCTTCCTGCTGCTGATCCTGGTGTTCCGCTCGATCCTGGTGCCGCTCACCGCCGCACTCGGCTTCCTGCTGTCGATGGCGGCCACCTTCGGCGCGACCGTGCTGATCTTCCAGGAGGGCGCGCTCGGCCTGATCGAGGATCCGCATCCGCTGGTGAGCTTCCTGCCCATCATGCTGATCGGCTTGGTGTTCGGCCTGGCGATGGATTACCAGGTGTTCCTGGTGACCCGCATGCGCGAGGAGTTCGTGCACGGCAAGTCACCGAAGGAGGCGGTGGTCTCCGGCTACCACCACGGCGCCCGCGTGGTGACCGCCGCGGCGATCATCATGATCTCGGTGTTCGCCTCCTTCATCCTCGAATCCGACGTCACCGTGAAGTCGTTCGGCTTCGCGCTCGCCGCGGGCGTGCTGTTCGACGCTTTCGTGGTGCGCATGGTGGTGATCCCCTCGCTGCTGGTCATCATGGGCAAGTGGTCGTGGTGGATCCCGAAGTGGCTCGACCGCGTGCTGCCGGACATCGACGTGGAGGGCACCAAGCTGCGTGCCATCCAGAACGGTTCCGCCGAGCAGCCCAAGGAGCCGGTCGGCGTCGCCTGA
- a CDS encoding nucleoside deaminase, whose translation MTAPLGPGPLAADEAMIRVAIEAAAAADPRDVPVGAVVFDAQGRELARAANAREASGDPTAHAEVLALRRAAQVHGDGWRLAGATLAVTLEPCTMCAGALVLARVDRLVFGAWEPKTGAVGSLWDVVRDRRLNHRPEVRGGVLETECAALLDTFFRTHR comes from the coding sequence ATGACCGCGCCGCTCGGCCCGGGTCCGCTGGCCGCGGACGAGGCGATGATCCGCGTCGCCATCGAAGCCGCCGCGGCCGCCGACCCCCGGGACGTGCCCGTCGGCGCGGTCGTCTTCGACGCGCAGGGACGTGAGCTGGCCCGCGCCGCCAATGCCAGAGAAGCCAGCGGCGACCCCACCGCGCACGCCGAGGTCCTGGCCCTACGCCGCGCCGCGCAGGTGCACGGCGACGGCTGGCGCCTGGCCGGCGCCACCCTGGCCGTCACCCTCGAACCGTGCACGATGTGCGCCGGCGCGCTGGTGCTGGCCAGGGTCGACCGCCTGGTCTTCGGCGCCTGGGAACCCAAGACCGGCGCCGTCGGCTCACTGTGGGACGTCGTGCGCGACCGCCGCCTCAACCACCGCCCCGAAGTCCGCGGCGGCGTGCTCGAGACCGAATGCGCCGCCCTCCTCGACACCTTCTTCCGCACCCACCGCTGA
- a CDS encoding ABC transporter ATP-binding protein: MLIRLLRTYLSPYRAQLAGVVALQLVSVIAMLYLPSLNADLIDNGVTKGDIDYIWHTGLWMLAVTAVQIVASASSVFLGAQAAMSAGRDLRAALVHRVGTFSAREVGLFGAPSLITRNTNDVQQVQLLVVMSVTVLVMAPIMCVGGIIMALREDLKLSWLLLIAVPALALAMGLVVARLVPGFREMQARIDVVNRVLREQITGIRVVRAFVRERQETWRFGLANTDLTEASLRVGRLMALMFPVVMLISNVTTVAVIWFGGHLIDDGELQIGSLTAMLSYIMQILMAVMMASFLAMMAPRAAVSADRIGAVLTTESSVVPPEFPKPFAGDPGRVEFAAAEFAFPGAEKPVLRGIRFTVEPGTTTAIVGSTGAGKTTLLNLIPRLIDVTAGAVYVGGTDVRELDMELLREQIGLVPQKAYLFSGTVASNLRYGRPDATDEELWRALEIAQAADFVRDMPQGLETPVAQGGTTVSGGQRQRLAIARALVRRPRVYLFDDSFSALDVATDARLREALRPETRDASVIIVAQRVSTIRDADQIIVLEDGEMAGIGTHEQLLRDCAEYQEIVASQLSAQEEVR; encoded by the coding sequence ATGTTGATCAGACTGCTCAGGACGTATCTGTCCCCGTACCGCGCGCAGCTGGCGGGGGTCGTTGCGCTCCAGCTGGTTTCGGTCATCGCCATGCTCTACCTGCCGAGCCTGAACGCCGATCTCATCGACAACGGCGTCACCAAGGGCGACATCGACTACATCTGGCACACCGGCCTGTGGATGCTGGCGGTGACCGCGGTGCAGATCGTGGCGTCGGCCTCGTCGGTGTTCCTCGGCGCCCAGGCGGCGATGAGCGCCGGCCGCGACCTGCGCGCCGCGCTGGTGCACCGGGTGGGCACCTTCTCCGCCCGCGAGGTCGGCCTGTTCGGCGCGCCCTCGCTGATCACCCGCAACACCAACGACGTGCAGCAGGTGCAGCTGCTGGTGGTGATGTCGGTGACGGTGCTGGTGATGGCGCCGATCATGTGCGTGGGCGGCATCATCATGGCGCTGCGCGAGGACTTGAAACTGTCCTGGCTGCTGCTCATCGCGGTGCCCGCGCTGGCGTTGGCGATGGGTCTGGTGGTGGCCAGGCTGGTGCCCGGCTTCCGGGAGATGCAGGCCCGCATCGACGTGGTGAACCGGGTGCTGCGCGAGCAGATCACCGGCATCAGGGTGGTCCGCGCCTTCGTGCGGGAACGGCAGGAGACCTGGCGGTTCGGCCTGGCGAACACCGATCTCACCGAGGCCTCGCTGCGGGTGGGCAGGCTGATGGCGCTGATGTTCCCGGTGGTCATGCTGATCAGCAACGTCACCACGGTGGCGGTGATCTGGTTCGGCGGGCACCTGATCGACGACGGCGAACTGCAGATCGGCTCGCTCACCGCGATGCTGTCCTACATCATGCAGATCCTGATGGCGGTCATGATGGCCTCGTTCCTGGCCATGATGGCCCCGCGCGCGGCGGTGTCGGCGGACCGGATCGGCGCCGTGCTCACCACCGAGTCCTCGGTGGTGCCGCCGGAATTCCCGAAGCCGTTCGCCGGTGACCCCGGCCGGGTGGAGTTCGCCGCGGCCGAGTTCGCCTTCCCCGGCGCCGAGAAGCCGGTGCTGCGCGGGATCCGCTTCACCGTCGAGCCGGGCACCACCACCGCGATCGTCGGCTCCACCGGCGCGGGCAAGACCACGCTGCTCAACCTGATCCCGCGACTGATCGACGTCACCGCCGGTGCGGTGTACGTGGGCGGCACCGACGTGCGCGAGCTGGACATGGAACTGCTGCGCGAGCAGATCGGCCTGGTGCCGCAGAAGGCGTACCTGTTCTCCGGGACGGTGGCGAGCAACCTGCGCTACGGCCGACCGGACGCCACCGACGAGGAACTGTGGCGCGCGCTCGAGATCGCCCAGGCCGCCGACTTCGTGCGGGACATGCCGCAGGGACTCGAGACGCCGGTGGCGCAGGGCGGCACCACGGTGTCCGGTGGGCAACGCCAGCGCCTGGCCATCGCCCGCGCCCTGGTGCGCAGGCCGCGGGTGTACCTGTTCGACGACTCGTTCTCCGCGCTCGACGTCGCCACCGACGCCAGGCTGCGCGAGGCGCTGCGCCCCGAGACCAGGGACGCCTCGGTGATCATCGTCGCCCAGCGGGTGTCGACCATCCGCGACGCCGACCAGATCATCGTGCTCGAGGACGGTGAGATGGCGGGCATCGGCACGCACGAGCAGCTGCTGCGCGACTGCGCCGAATACCAGGAGATCGTGGCGTCGCAGCTCAGCGCGCAGGAGGAGGTCCGATGA
- a CDS encoding helix-turn-helix domain-containing protein → MPNPDDLAGRSIGERIQIIRTRTGKSRAVVAGLVGRSEEWLRDVERGRQGAPGLEMLLRLGQALGVRDLTEITGEHELMVGLSRRAGHAVVPAIREAIESVDLTPAPSPVSPAELRARVDRAWRLWHTSPTPRADAGAMLPELIRDGRRALRTLDGQDRRTAAAALSAAYALSEQVLAWVADAPLLWLAADRCMAAAEIADDPVSLASASWVLGNVWRSTGREEDAYRLAQDAASLLEPRLDDAEDARALWGACRLHGAITAARLGREGDALRGIDQAMGMARALPNGTAHPWTLFGTANAEFTAVSVHVDLRRAGSALDAASSVDPDAVPSVDRRARLWLELARAYEQRRDWIGTLGALRTATAVSEESTSCHPIGRNLAAALVTHGGRLVEREARALANQLGVTA, encoded by the coding sequence ATGCCGAACCCTGACGATCTCGCCGGGCGGTCCATCGGCGAGCGCATCCAGATCATCCGCACCCGCACCGGCAAGAGCCGCGCCGTGGTGGCCGGTCTCGTCGGCCGGTCCGAGGAATGGCTACGAGATGTCGAGCGAGGTCGCCAAGGCGCCCCCGGTCTGGAGATGCTGCTACGGCTCGGCCAAGCCCTCGGGGTGCGCGACCTCACCGAGATCACCGGCGAGCACGAGTTGATGGTCGGGTTGTCCCGCCGCGCCGGTCACGCGGTCGTCCCCGCCATCCGCGAAGCGATCGAGTCCGTCGACCTCACCCCCGCACCGTCGCCTGTCTCGCCTGCCGAACTCCGGGCTCGCGTCGATCGCGCCTGGCGCCTGTGGCATACGTCGCCGACCCCGCGCGCTGACGCGGGGGCCATGCTGCCGGAGCTGATCCGCGACGGGCGCCGAGCGCTGCGCACCCTCGACGGCCAAGACCGTAGGACCGCCGCCGCGGCGCTGTCGGCCGCCTACGCACTGTCCGAGCAGGTGCTCGCCTGGGTCGCCGACGCCCCGCTGTTGTGGCTGGCCGCAGATCGTTGCATGGCCGCCGCCGAGATCGCCGACGACCCGGTGTCGCTGGCCTCGGCCTCGTGGGTACTCGGCAACGTCTGGCGCTCGACGGGTCGCGAGGAAGACGCCTACCGCCTCGCACAGGACGCCGCGTCGCTGCTCGAGCCGCGCCTCGACGACGCCGAGGACGCGCGGGCGCTGTGGGGTGCGTGCCGGCTGCACGGCGCGATCACCGCAGCTCGGCTCGGCCGCGAGGGTGACGCGCTGCGCGGCATCGATCAGGCGATGGGGATGGCTCGCGCGCTGCCGAACGGAACCGCGCACCCGTGGACGCTGTTCGGTACCGCGAACGCCGAATTCACCGCGGTCTCGGTCCACGTCGATCTCCGCCGCGCGGGCTCGGCGCTCGACGCCGCATCATCGGTCGACCCCGACGCCGTGCCCAGCGTGGACCGCCGCGCCCGGCTGTGGCTCGAGCTCGCACGTGCCTACGAACAGCGCCGCGACTGGATAGGCACGCTGGGTGCCCTGCGCACCGCGACCGCGGTTTCGGAGGAATCGACCAGCTGCCACCCCATCGGCCGCAACCTCGCCGCCGCCCTCGTCACCCACGGCGGGCGGCTCGTCGAGCGTGAGGCGCGGGCTCTGGCGAACCAACTCGGCGTCACCGCGTAA